In Roseomonas fluvialis, one genomic interval encodes:
- a CDS encoding MmcB family DNA repair protein, whose translation MDAPARTLAVTRAAMRFCVLRGWAPVEQVPLPDGRRADIVALLPSGDFAILEVKSCARDYLCDAKWADYRAWCDRLFFAVDLDFPQDLLPPDAGLVVTEHRDAALLRDAPEHRLAPARRRALLHRLACLAAGRLAALSDPAGAAELRAALRLE comes from the coding sequence ATGGACGCGCCCGCCCGCACCCTTGCCGTCACTCGCGCCGCGATGCGCTTCTGCGTCCTGCGCGGCTGGGCGCCGGTCGAACAGGTGCCGCTGCCCGATGGCCGCCGCGCCGACATCGTTGCCCTGCTGCCGTCCGGCGACTTCGCCATCCTGGAAGTGAAGTCCTGCGCGCGCGACTACCTGTGCGATGCGAAATGGGCGGACTACCGCGCCTGGTGCGACCGGCTGTTCTTCGCGGTCGACCTCGATTTCCCGCAGGACCTCCTGCCGCCTGACGCCGGCCTGGTGGTCACCGAACACCGCGACGCCGCCCTGCTGCGCGACGCGCCCGAACACCGCCTGGCCCCGGCGCGCCGGCGTGCGCTGCTGCATCGCCTGGCGTGCCTCGCGGCGGGGCGGCTCGCCGCGTTGTCGGACCCGGCCGGCGCGGCCGAACTACGCGCCGCGTTACGGCTGGAATAG
- a CDS encoding acyl-CoA dehydrogenase family protein → MTGLRFDLRDPPHGAAALRAELRAFIAEHEHRWTPEVRARSWMGFDRDFTRAVGARGWIGMCWPKQYGGAERSFLERNIVLEELLAAGAPVGAHWIGDRQSGPLILRLGTDAQRAKFLPGIARGDLAFCIGLSEPDSGSDLASLRTRADRTDTGWLLNGRKIWTTFGHLCDWMIALVRTSPAPEGGSRHQGLSQVLVDLRAPGVTIRPIRDLVGEEGFNEITFDDVRLPPDALVGTEGAGWAQATSELAFERSGPDRYMSSHPLLEAGMAALRDDPATAPALGREVARLWTLRAMSTAIAGMLQDGADPVRQAALVKDLGNDFEQALPGAMRALRDVDDMPEPMRRMHAYLTQITPTFSLRGGTREIMRGIIARELGLR, encoded by the coding sequence ATGACGGGGCTTCGTTTCGACCTGCGGGATCCACCGCACGGCGCGGCGGCACTGCGGGCCGAACTGCGCGCCTTCATCGCCGAACACGAACACCGATGGACCCCGGAGGTGCGCGCGCGATCCTGGATGGGATTCGACCGCGACTTCACCCGCGCGGTCGGTGCGCGCGGCTGGATCGGGATGTGCTGGCCGAAGCAGTATGGCGGCGCGGAACGCAGCTTCCTCGAACGCAACATCGTGCTCGAGGAATTGCTCGCCGCCGGCGCGCCCGTGGGCGCGCATTGGATCGGTGACCGGCAATCCGGCCCGCTGATCCTGCGCCTGGGCACGGATGCACAACGTGCGAAATTCCTGCCGGGCATCGCGCGCGGCGACCTCGCCTTCTGCATCGGCTTGTCGGAACCGGATTCCGGTTCCGACCTGGCATCCCTGCGCACGCGTGCTGACCGTACCGACACCGGCTGGCTGCTCAACGGCCGGAAGATCTGGACCACCTTCGGCCACCTCTGTGACTGGATGATCGCGCTGGTCCGTACCTCCCCCGCGCCCGAGGGCGGATCCCGCCACCAGGGCCTGTCGCAGGTGCTGGTGGACCTGCGCGCGCCGGGCGTGACCATCCGCCCGATCCGCGACCTGGTCGGTGAGGAAGGCTTCAACGAAATCACCTTCGACGACGTCCGCCTGCCGCCCGACGCTCTGGTCGGCACCGAGGGCGCGGGCTGGGCGCAGGCCACGTCGGAACTCGCCTTCGAACGCAGCGGCCCGGATCGCTACATGTCCTCGCACCCGCTGCTCGAAGCCGGCATGGCCGCGTTGCGCGACGACCCCGCGACGGCCCCCGCGCTGGGGCGGGAAGTCGCACGGCTCTGGACGCTGCGCGCCATGTCCACCGCCATCGCCGGCATGCTGCAGGACGGCGCCGACCCGGTGCGCCAGGCGGCACTGGTGAAGGACCTCGGCAACGACTTCGAACAGGCGCTGCCCGGCGCGATGCGCGCGCTGCGCGACGTGGACGACATGCCCGAGCCGATGCGCCGCATGCACGCCTACCTCACGCAGATCACGCCCACCTTCTCGCTGCGCGGCGGCACGCGGGAGATCATGCGCGGCATCATTGCCCGCGAACTGGGGCTGCGCTGA
- a CDS encoding patatin-like phospholipase family protein, which translates to MARKPTRGPAGRDPLLIDLALQGGGSHGAFTWGVLDRMLEEGWIEIEAASGTSAGAMNAAVLAHGLMDGGPDGARAALATFWKKVSDAAALSPLRRGPLDVLLGRWTLDNSPAYLAMDIATRVFSPYDLDFGMPNPLAAILAEVVDFERLPRSPVKLFITATNVHTGRPRVFRNHDVSPAALMASACLPMMFQAVEIDGQAYWDGGYSGNPTMTPLIDECVSDDTVIIGINPVQRPGTPKTARDILNRLNEVAFNAVLLKELQMMALLRSVADPGNEKTAHWARMRVHLVQSAMLADLGASSKLNAEWDFLTMLRDEGRRAADAFLAAHGDALGKRSTLPIEYLLEKV; encoded by the coding sequence ATGGCCAGGAAGCCCACCCGCGGCCCCGCCGGGCGCGACCCTCTGCTGATCGACCTCGCGCTGCAGGGCGGCGGCAGCCACGGCGCCTTCACCTGGGGCGTGCTCGACCGCATGCTCGAGGAAGGCTGGATCGAGATCGAGGCCGCGTCCGGCACCTCGGCCGGCGCGATGAACGCGGCGGTGCTGGCGCATGGGCTGATGGATGGCGGGCCCGACGGCGCGCGTGCCGCGCTCGCCACGTTCTGGAAGAAAGTCTCGGACGCGGCGGCGCTCAGCCCGCTGCGGCGCGGGCCGCTCGACGTGCTGCTCGGGCGCTGGACGCTCGACAATTCGCCGGCGTATCTCGCGATGGACATCGCGACGCGGGTGTTCTCGCCCTACGACCTCGACTTCGGCATGCCCAACCCGCTGGCCGCGATCCTGGCCGAGGTGGTGGATTTCGAACGCCTGCCGCGATCCCCGGTGAAGCTGTTCATCACCGCGACCAACGTGCACACCGGCCGCCCGCGCGTGTTCCGCAACCACGATGTCTCGCCAGCCGCGCTGATGGCCTCGGCCTGCCTGCCCATGATGTTCCAGGCGGTCGAGATCGACGGCCAGGCCTATTGGGACGGTGGCTATTCGGGCAACCCGACCATGACGCCGCTGATCGACGAATGCGTCTCCGACGACACCGTCATCATCGGCATCAATCCGGTGCAGCGCCCGGGCACGCCCAAGACGGCGCGCGACATCCTCAACCGGTTGAACGAGGTCGCCTTCAACGCCGTGCTGCTGAAGGAACTGCAGATGATGGCGCTGCTGCGCTCGGTTGCCGACCCGGGCAACGAGAAGACCGCGCATTGGGCGCGCATGCGCGTCCACCTGGTGCAGAGCGCGATGCTGGCCGACCTCGGCGCGTCGTCCAAGCTGAACGCGGAGTGGGACTTCCTGACCATGCTGCGCGACGAGGGCCGGCGCGCCGCCGATGCCTTCCTGGCCGCCCATGGCGATGCCCTCGGCAAGCGATCGACGCTGCCGATCGAATACCTGCTCGAGAAGGTCTGA
- a CDS encoding M81 family metallopeptidase has translation MTRTPRIALGAFMLESNGHAPVATRAEFEASCWLEGKALAADLARPAPRAPTALTGFMRAMEAGRTWVSVPLVAAAAGASGPMEQDAFDGLLHAMEARLRAAMPVDGVFLSLHGAASATVEVDPDGVLLARVRAVVGPDVPVIATLDLHANVSRAMVDHADVLVAFVTNPHVDMAERGAEAAAAMRAMLGGMRPRRGFVKLPMIPPATSQNTDAGPYADAIAFGQGLLDHEVMNVSISSGFSLGDTPKAGLSVVVTTRTDAARAQAAAEEVARFIWSSRGRWVARLTPLAEAVRRAKQVGGDSRAAPLLFADVADNPGGGGRGNTVWILEAFHEAGVRGACLGVFNDPELAAEAYLLGPGARFLAHFNRLETNHFSHGFEAEAEVAALHDGRIIGRRGIYAGREIDMGPMALLRIGGMLVAVATQRRQLCEPAMLEALGVDIAALRSLVVKSRGHFRAGFDEHFTPDRIIEVDVPGLTTVMLDRVPWRAVPRPIWPLDPDMDWSV, from the coding sequence ATGACCCGCACCCCGCGCATCGCGCTCGGTGCCTTCATGCTCGAGAGCAACGGCCACGCGCCGGTGGCCACGCGTGCCGAGTTCGAGGCGAGCTGCTGGCTGGAAGGCAAGGCGCTGGCCGCCGACCTGGCGCGCCCCGCCCCGCGCGCGCCCACGGCGTTGACCGGCTTCATGCGTGCCATGGAGGCCGGGCGCACCTGGGTGTCGGTGCCACTGGTGGCAGCCGCCGCCGGTGCCTCCGGCCCGATGGAGCAGGACGCCTTCGATGGACTGCTGCATGCCATGGAGGCGCGGTTGCGCGCGGCCATGCCTGTCGATGGCGTGTTCCTGTCGCTGCACGGCGCCGCGTCCGCCACGGTCGAGGTCGACCCCGACGGCGTGCTGCTGGCGCGGGTGCGCGCGGTGGTCGGGCCGGACGTGCCGGTGATCGCGACACTCGACCTGCATGCCAATGTCTCGCGCGCCATGGTGGACCATGCCGATGTGCTGGTGGCCTTCGTGACCAACCCGCATGTCGACATGGCCGAACGCGGTGCCGAGGCGGCAGCGGCGATGCGCGCCATGCTGGGCGGGATGCGCCCACGCCGCGGCTTCGTGAAGCTGCCGATGATCCCACCCGCCACCAGCCAGAATACCGATGCGGGGCCCTATGCGGATGCCATCGCCTTCGGGCAGGGCCTGCTGGACCACGAGGTGATGAACGTGTCGATCTCCTCCGGCTTCTCGTTGGGGGATACGCCCAAGGCCGGGCTTTCGGTGGTGGTGACCACGCGCACCGATGCGGCGCGCGCGCAGGCGGCGGCGGAGGAGGTCGCGCGCTTCATCTGGTCGTCGCGCGGGCGTTGGGTGGCGCGGCTGACACCGCTGGCCGAGGCGGTCCGCCGGGCGAAGCAGGTGGGCGGTGATTCGCGCGCCGCACCGCTGCTGTTCGCGGACGTGGCCGACAACCCCGGTGGCGGCGGGCGCGGCAACACGGTGTGGATCCTCGAGGCCTTCCACGAGGCCGGCGTACGCGGCGCGTGCCTGGGCGTCTTCAACGATCCGGAACTGGCGGCCGAGGCGTATCTGCTCGGTCCCGGCGCGCGTTTCCTGGCCCATTTCAACCGGCTGGAGACCAACCACTTCTCGCATGGCTTCGAGGCTGAGGCGGAGGTGGCCGCGCTGCATGACGGGCGCATCATCGGCCGCCGCGGCATCTATGCCGGGCGCGAGATCGACATGGGCCCGATGGCGCTGCTGCGCATCGGCGGCATGCTGGTGGCGGTGGCGACGCAGCGCCGGCAGTTGTGCGAGCCCGCGATGCTGGAGGCGCTGGGCGTCGACATCGCCGCGCTGCGATCGCTGGTGGTGAAGTCGCGCGGGCATTTCCGCGCCGGCTTCGACGAGCACTTCACCCCGGACCGCATCATCGAGGTGGATGTGCCCGGCCTCACCACGGTGATGCTCGACCGCGTGCCCTGGCGCGCCGTGCCGCGGCCGATCTGGCCGCTCGATCCCGATATGGACTGGTCGGTCTGA
- a CDS encoding acyl-CoA dehydrogenase: protein MIGDELADQLARALSDASDVATLRAAESGAFPQAAWDALDALGLGAALVPDARGGAGLGFAEIAPLLEALGRAGAPVPLAEGIGAAALLAAAGIDVPPGVLTFAAAGVPVPWGRHAAHVVVVDGARVALHAAASLRWREAMNIAREARDTPTMAAPIAEGTLPNAWGNDAARALTALLRSAQIAGALQGALALAVDHANTRKQFGRPIGRFQAVQQQLAVFAAETSAASVAAAAAARAADARGLADAAFEIGCAKVTAGEAAAKGAAIAHQVLAAMGITEEHALHHLTRRLWSWRDEGGSERFWSARIGALVQGAPCGATVQSTPGPLWTFLTSRDQEPAA, encoded by the coding sequence ATGATCGGCGACGAACTGGCCGACCAGCTGGCCCGTGCGCTCAGCGATGCGTCGGACGTGGCCACCCTGCGCGCCGCGGAATCCGGTGCCTTCCCGCAGGCGGCGTGGGATGCGCTGGACGCGCTCGGCCTCGGTGCTGCGCTGGTGCCGGACGCGCGCGGCGGCGCCGGGCTTGGCTTCGCCGAAATCGCACCGCTTCTCGAAGCGCTTGGCCGCGCCGGCGCGCCCGTACCGCTGGCGGAGGGCATCGGCGCCGCCGCGCTGCTCGCTGCGGCTGGGATCGATGTCCCACCGGGCGTCTTGACCTTCGCCGCCGCCGGCGTGCCCGTCCCGTGGGGCCGCCACGCCGCACATGTGGTCGTGGTGGACGGTGCGCGCGTCGCGCTGCACGCCGCGGCATCGCTGCGCTGGCGCGAAGCCATGAACATCGCCCGCGAGGCGCGTGACACGCCAACGATGGCTGCGCCCATCGCCGAGGGCACGCTGCCCAATGCCTGGGGGAATGACGCGGCGCGCGCGCTGACCGCGCTGCTGCGCTCCGCTCAGATCGCCGGCGCGCTTCAGGGTGCGCTCGCCCTCGCGGTGGACCACGCCAATACGCGCAAGCAGTTCGGTCGCCCGATCGGGCGCTTCCAGGCAGTGCAGCAGCAACTGGCCGTGTTTGCGGCGGAGACCTCCGCCGCCTCCGTCGCCGCCGCCGCGGCCGCGCGCGCCGCCGATGCGCGCGGCCTGGCCGACGCTGCCTTCGAGATCGGGTGCGCCAAGGTCACGGCAGGCGAAGCGGCGGCGAAGGGGGCCGCGATCGCGCACCAGGTCCTCGCCGCCATGGGCATCACCGAGGAACACGCGCTGCACCACCTCACGCGCCGCCTGTGGTCGTGGCGCGACGAAGGCGGGTCCGAGCGCTTCTGGTCCGCGCGCATCGGTGCGCTTGTTCAGGGCGCGCCGTGCGGCGCGACCGTGCAATCCACGCCCGGCCCACTCTGGACCTTCCTCACCTCCCGCGACCAGGAACCCGCCGCATGA
- a CDS encoding patatin-like phospholipase family protein yields MSLPAMRRLWLLSLLVLGLAGCGNIARLDPPPLAATETLPILGLSNARFWLDGDPAPLVREWRLAQDRQVAALPRAARGRLPPANMLALSGGGDNGAFGAGLMVGWTASGRRPSFDLVTGVSAGALIAPFAFLGPDYDAPLREVFTDVAPGDVLIFGNRIRAVLFGEALADTSPLYRLIERHVNEAMMAAIAREYGRGRLLLIGTTNLDLGRPVFWNIGAIAASGRPEALDLMRRILLASASIPGAFPPVLFDVEAGGRRYQEMHVDGGAALQLFLYPPGIDLRAQDGPRARERTAWVVRNGRLDTEWSTTNRSILSITGRAASTLLHFSAVNDIVRVYLTAQRDGVRFRLAYIGPNFTATREQPFETAYMRALFAYGEAQGRSGNGWIESLRPLGSIDLSASRP; encoded by the coding sequence ATGAGCCTTCCCGCGATGCGGCGACTGTGGCTGCTGTCCCTGCTCGTCCTGGGTCTGGCCGGATGCGGGAACATCGCGCGGCTCGATCCGCCGCCGCTCGCCGCGACCGAGACGCTGCCCATCCTGGGCCTGTCCAATGCGCGCTTCTGGCTGGATGGCGACCCCGCGCCATTGGTGCGCGAATGGCGGCTGGCGCAGGACCGTCAGGTGGCGGCGTTGCCGCGCGCGGCGCGCGGCCGCCTGCCGCCGGCGAACATGCTGGCGTTGTCGGGCGGGGGGGACAACGGCGCCTTCGGGGCGGGCCTGATGGTCGGCTGGACGGCATCTGGCCGGCGCCCGTCCTTCGACCTGGTCACCGGCGTGTCCGCCGGCGCGCTGATCGCGCCCTTCGCCTTCCTCGGCCCCGACTACGACGCGCCGCTGCGCGAGGTGTTCACCGATGTCGCGCCCGGCGACGTGCTGATCTTCGGCAACCGTATCCGGGCCGTGCTGTTCGGCGAGGCGCTGGCCGACACCTCGCCGCTGTACCGCCTGATCGAGCGCCACGTGAACGAGGCGATGATGGCCGCGATCGCGCGCGAATACGGGCGCGGGCGGCTGTTGCTGATCGGCACCACCAACCTCGACCTGGGGCGGCCGGTGTTCTGGAATATCGGCGCGATCGCCGCCAGCGGCCGGCCCGAGGCGCTGGACCTGATGCGGCGCATCCTGCTCGCATCGGCGTCGATCCCCGGCGCCTTCCCGCCGGTGCTGTTCGATGTCGAGGCCGGCGGCCGGCGCTACCAGGAGATGCACGTGGACGGCGGCGCGGCGCTGCAGCTGTTCCTGTACCCCCCGGGGATCGACCTGCGGGCGCAGGACGGCCCGCGCGCGCGCGAACGCACCGCCTGGGTGGTGCGCAACGGGCGGCTCGACACCGAATGGTCCACCACCAACCGGTCGATCCTGTCGATCACGGGGCGCGCCGCGTCCACGCTGCTGCATTTCAGCGCAGTGAACGACATCGTGCGTGTGTACCTGACGGCGCAGCGCGACGGCGTGCGCTTCCGCCTGGCCTATATCGGCCCCAACTTCACCGCGACGCGCGAGCAGCCCTTCGAGACCGCCTACATGCGGGCGCTGTTCGCCTATGGCGAGGCGCAGGGGCGCAGCGGGAATGGCTGGATCGAATCGCTGCGTCCGCTCGGGTCGATCGACCTGAGCGCGTCGCGGCCGTGA
- a CDS encoding crotonase/enoyl-CoA hydratase family protein has translation MTDFLRIERDGHIVTLTLNRPEKRNAISSAEECAEVAEACRTLNRDEGVRVVIVTGAGSSFCAGGDLKGMRDKTGITKGETGAEIRESYRRGIQMIPLALYEMDIPTIAAINGPAIGAGLDLACMCDIRIASETARFAESFVKVGIVPGDGGAYLLPRVVGMSKALEMSLTGDAITPAEALACGLVSKVVAPDALLAAARDMAARIAVNPPQAVRLTKRLLREGQHMRLSTLLEMSAAYQALAHGTRDHREAVDAMLDKRAPSFEGR, from the coding sequence ATGACCGACTTCCTGCGCATCGAGCGCGACGGCCATATCGTCACCCTCACGCTGAACCGGCCGGAGAAGCGCAACGCCATTTCCAGTGCGGAGGAATGCGCCGAGGTCGCCGAGGCCTGCCGCACGCTGAACCGCGACGAAGGCGTACGCGTCGTGATCGTCACCGGCGCTGGGTCCTCGTTCTGTGCCGGCGGCGACCTCAAGGGCATGCGCGACAAGACCGGCATCACGAAGGGCGAGACCGGCGCGGAGATCCGCGAATCCTATCGCCGCGGCATCCAGATGATCCCGCTCGCGCTGTACGAGATGGACATCCCCACCATCGCCGCCATCAACGGCCCGGCGATCGGCGCGGGGCTCGACCTCGCCTGCATGTGCGACATCCGCATCGCGAGCGAGACCGCGCGCTTCGCGGAATCCTTCGTGAAGGTCGGGATCGTGCCCGGCGATGGCGGCGCCTACCTGCTGCCGCGCGTGGTCGGCATGTCCAAGGCGCTGGAGATGTCGCTCACCGGCGATGCGATCACGCCGGCGGAGGCGCTCGCCTGCGGCCTCGTCTCCAAGGTCGTCGCCCCCGACGCGCTGCTCGCCGCCGCGCGCGACATGGCCGCGCGCATCGCCGTCAATCCGCCGCAGGCCGTGCGCCTGACCAAGCGCCTGCTGCGCGAGGGCCAGCACATGCGTCTGTCCACGCTGCTGGAAATGTCCGCCGCCTACCAGGCGCTGGCCCACGGCACGCGCGACCACCGCGAGGCAGTAGACGCAATGCTGGACAAGCGTGCGCCGTCCTTCGAGGGGCGCTGA
- a CDS encoding GntP family permease gives MGLLGILAGLALLVALAYRGWSVLLLAPAAALVAAAFAGEPLLAHWTETFMNSAARFVAQFFPLFLLGALFGKLMEDTGAVASIARWMTATLGPKRAILSVALAGAAVTYGGVSLFVAIFVLAPMAAALFREAGIPRRLMPGAIAVGAFTFTMSAMPGTPAIPNAIPMPFFGTTPFAAPGLGIIASAIMLGFGLWWMARQEARARAAGEGFGDDVPVAVDAVADDPIIRERASTAREFDPAEMHRSEPTQRDLPVMLAALPLVVVVAVNLVMSLVVLPRIDAAFLAEPRFGGTTLAAVAGVWSVAVALFAAILVLLAVAGARLPSLRATMDAGANASVLPIFSVASLVGFGAVVAAMPAFEVVRDWVLGIGGGPLVSLAAATTILAALTGSASGGLTIALDALGPTYMALAAQIGLDPGLMHRVAVISAGTLDALPHNGAVVTLFAVCGATHKSSYLDIVMTTVVSAMLALVVVIVLGSLVGSF, from the coding sequence ATGGGGCTGCTCGGCATCCTGGCCGGCCTGGCGCTGCTGGTCGCCCTCGCGTATCGCGGCTGGTCGGTGCTGCTGCTGGCACCCGCCGCGGCGCTTGTCGCGGCGGCCTTCGCAGGCGAACCGCTGCTGGCGCACTGGACCGAGACCTTCATGAATTCCGCCGCGCGCTTCGTCGCGCAGTTCTTCCCGCTGTTCCTGCTGGGGGCGCTGTTCGGCAAGCTCATGGAGGATACCGGCGCGGTTGCCAGCATCGCGCGCTGGATGACCGCCACGCTGGGGCCGAAGCGTGCGATCCTGTCGGTGGCGCTGGCCGGCGCGGCGGTCACCTATGGCGGCGTGTCGCTGTTCGTCGCGATCTTCGTGCTCGCACCCATGGCCGCGGCGCTGTTCCGCGAGGCGGGCATCCCGCGCCGCCTGATGCCAGGTGCGATCGCGGTAGGCGCCTTCACCTTCACCATGTCGGCCATGCCGGGCACGCCCGCCATTCCGAACGCCATCCCGATGCCCTTCTTCGGCACCACGCCCTTCGCCGCGCCGGGGCTCGGCATCATTGCCTCGGCTATCATGCTCGGCTTCGGGCTGTGGTGGATGGCGCGGCAGGAGGCACGCGCGCGCGCCGCCGGGGAGGGTTTCGGTGACGATGTACCGGTCGCGGTCGATGCCGTGGCGGACGACCCGATCATCCGCGAGCGCGCCAGCACCGCGCGCGAATTCGACCCCGCCGAGATGCACCGCAGCGAACCCACGCAGCGCGACCTGCCGGTCATGCTCGCGGCCCTGCCGCTGGTCGTGGTGGTGGCGGTCAACCTGGTCATGTCGCTGGTCGTACTGCCCAGAATCGACGCGGCCTTCCTGGCGGAACCGCGCTTCGGCGGCACCACGCTGGCGGCGGTGGCGGGTGTGTGGTCGGTGGCGGTGGCGCTGTTCGCGGCGATCCTCGTGCTGCTGGCGGTGGCGGGGGCGCGGCTGCCCTCGCTGCGCGCGACGATGGATGCGGGGGCCAATGCGTCGGTGCTGCCGATCTTCTCGGTCGCATCGCTGGTCGGCTTCGGCGCGGTGGTGGCGGCGATGCCGGCCTTCGAGGTCGTGCGCGACTGGGTGCTGGGCATCGGCGGCGGACCGCTGGTCTCGCTGGCGGCGGCGACTACCATCCTGGCGGCGCTGACCGGCTCCGCCTCGGGCGGGTTGACCATCGCGCTGGATGCGCTGGGGCCGACCTACATGGCGCTGGCAGCGCAAATTGGGCTCGACCCCGGCCTGATGCACCGCGTGGCCGTGATCAGCGCCGGCACGCTGGACGCGCTGCCGCACAATGGCGCGGTGGTGACGCTGTTCGCGGTCTGCGGCGCCACGCACAAATCCAGCTACCTGGACATCGTCATGACCACGGTGGTCAGCGCCATGCTCGCGCTGGTCGTCGTGATCGTCCTGGGCAGCCTGGTCGGATCTTTCTGA
- a CDS encoding PQQ-dependent sugar dehydrogenase yields the protein MFRRTLIALMLLAAPAAAQDAPVVSERATFRVVKFAQGLEIPWGGAFLPDGSMLVTERPGRLRRIGTDGRVSAPLGGVPQVEGGGQGGLLDVAIAPDFARTREIFLCQSAAVEGGALTRLVSARLSPAGDALTGLRRVLDATPAQASGRNHYGCRIAFGRDGHLYLSTGERNERARAQRLDDLAGKVIRLTRDGRVPADNPFVGQQGVRPEIWSYGHRHPQGLAFNPWTGSLWEAEFGPRGGDEINVVRRGANFGWPVVSHGREYWGPRISRDVSAPNIEDPIHVFAPPISPSGIAFYDGAAFPGWQRSLFVAALNTPGLVRLTTDGDRVVGEERLLTGLARMRSVLVGPDGRVYLLVDSPDGVVLRLDPA from the coding sequence ATGTTCCGTCGCACCCTGATCGCCCTCATGCTCCTCGCCGCGCCGGCCGCGGCGCAGGATGCGCCCGTCGTCTCCGAACGCGCGACCTTCCGCGTCGTGAAGTTCGCGCAGGGGCTCGAGATTCCCTGGGGCGGGGCCTTCCTGCCGGACGGTTCGATGCTGGTGACGGAACGCCCCGGGCGGCTGCGGCGCATCGGCACGGATGGGCGCGTCTCTGCACCGCTGGGCGGCGTGCCGCAGGTCGAGGGCGGCGGGCAGGGCGGCTTGCTCGATGTCGCGATCGCACCCGATTTCGCCCGCACGCGGGAGATCTTCCTGTGCCAGTCGGCCGCGGTCGAGGGCGGGGCGCTGACGCGGCTGGTCAGCGCGCGCCTGTCGCCCGCCGGCGATGCGCTGACCGGCCTGCGCCGCGTGCTGGACGCGACGCCGGCGCAGGCGAGCGGGCGCAACCACTACGGCTGCCGCATCGCCTTCGGCCGCGACGGCCACCTGTACCTGTCCACCGGCGAACGCAACGAGCGAGCGCGCGCGCAGCGCCTCGATGACCTGGCGGGCAAGGTGATCCGCCTGACGCGTGACGGGCGCGTGCCGGCCGACAATCCCTTCGTGGGCCAGCAGGGCGTGCGGCCCGAGATCTGGTCCTATGGCCATCGCCATCCGCAGGGTCTCGCCTTCAACCCCTGGACCGGCAGCCTGTGGGAGGCCGAATTCGGCCCGCGCGGCGGGGACGAGATCAACGTCGTCCGCCGCGGTGCCAATTTCGGCTGGCCTGTGGTCAGCCACGGGCGCGAATACTGGGGCCCGCGCATATCGCGCGACGTGAGCGCGCCGAATATCGAGGACCCGATCCATGTCTTCGCGCCGCCGATCAGCCCGTCCGGCATCGCCTTCTACGACGGCGCGGCGTTTCCGGGCTGGCAGCGCTCCCTGTTCGTGGCGGCGCTGAACACGCCAGGGCTGGTGCGACTGACGACGGATGGCGACCGCGTGGTGGGCGAGGAACGCCTGCTGACCGGCCTGGCACGCATGCGCAGCGTGCTGGTGGGGCCGGATGGGCGTGTCTACTTGCTGGTCGATTCGCCCGATGGCGTGGTGCTGCGGTTGGACCCGGCGTAA
- a CDS encoding SDR family NAD(P)-dependent oxidoreductase, giving the protein MQDNTRFDGRVAIVTGAGSRESGTNTTTIGNGRAIAALLARRGARVLLLDVTQDWLRGTEAMIAAEGGTCAAAVCDVARPADCAAAVAHAVREWGRVDILVNNVGISGPPGDATVVDDEAWDHAMQVNVKSVMLMAKYAVPEMRRQGGGAIVNLASVAGLQGGHPGLLYATTKGAIVQMTRAMAAHHGGDLIRVNAVAPGYVYTPMVASRGMSEELRQQRATAGMLKVEGSAWDVAEAACFLASPAARWITGVTLPVDAGRSAGNVGATPKPSGLTR; this is encoded by the coding sequence ATGCAGGACAACACGCGCTTCGATGGCCGCGTCGCCATCGTGACCGGTGCGGGCTCGCGCGAGTCGGGCACCAACACCACCACCATCGGCAATGGTCGCGCCATCGCGGCGCTGCTGGCGCGCCGCGGCGCGCGGGTGCTGCTGCTGGATGTCACGCAGGACTGGCTGCGCGGCACGGAGGCGATGATCGCGGCCGAAGGTGGCACCTGCGCCGCCGCGGTGTGCGACGTGGCCAGGCCCGCCGATTGCGCCGCGGCGGTGGCGCATGCCGTGCGCGAATGGGGCCGTGTTGACATCCTGGTGAACAACGTCGGCATCTCCGGCCCGCCTGGCGATGCCACCGTGGTCGACGACGAGGCCTGGGACCACGCCATGCAGGTGAACGTGAAGTCGGTGATGCTGATGGCGAAATATGCCGTGCCGGAGATGCGCCGGCAGGGCGGCGGCGCGATCGTGAACCTGGCGTCCGTCGCCGGGTTGCAGGGCGGGCACCCGGGCCTGCTCTATGCCACCACCAAGGGTGCGATCGTGCAGATGACGCGCGCCATGGCCGCGCATCATGGCGGCGACCTGATCCGCGTGAACGCGGTGGCGCCCGGCTATGTCTATACGCCCATGGTCGCCTCCCGCGGCATGAGCGAGGAGCTGCGCCAGCAACGGGCGACGGCCGGGATGCTCAAGGTCGAGGGCAGCGCCTGGGACGTGGCGGAGGCCGCCTGCTTCCTCGCCTCCCCCGCGGCGCGCTGGATCACCGGCGTGACGCTGCCGGTCGATGCGGGGCGGTCAGCCGGCAATGTCGGCGCCACCCCGAAGCCGAGCGGCCTGACGCGCTGA